In Fibrobacter sp. UWB15, a genomic segment contains:
- a CDS encoding RNA polymerase sigma factor has protein sequence MNGKNLLDRMAFSKLYEAYAPMVYRRCVFLLKDDAEAKDMVQNVFLRVYERMDALDLSQPSSLLWNTATRLCLNRIRDKKRRGLDVDSSELLLTIACAEEDDGIEARGLLAKIFSKEQESTRTIATLHYVDGMTLEETAETVGLSVSGVRKRLRTLQAKIKNLEVER, from the coding sequence ATGAACGGGAAAAATCTCCTTGACCGCATGGCTTTTTCGAAACTGTACGAGGCATATGCCCCGATGGTTTACAGACGCTGTGTCTTTTTGCTCAAGGACGATGCCGAGGCGAAGGATATGGTGCAAAACGTGTTTTTGCGCGTATACGAACGCATGGATGCCTTGGATCTTTCGCAACCGTCGAGCTTGTTGTGGAATACGGCGACCAGGCTCTGCCTGAACCGCATTCGCGACAAAAAGCGCCGCGGGCTAGATGTAGATTCGAGCGAACTCTTGCTCACCATCGCCTGCGCCGAAGAAGATGACGGAATCGAGGCCAGGGGCCTTTTGGCAAAGATTTTCTCGAAGGAGCAGGAATCGACCCGCACGATTGCGACGCTACATTATGTAGACGGCATGACGCTCGAAGAAACTGCTGAAACTGTTGGACTATCGGTGAGTGGCGTGCGTAAGCGTTTGCGTACCCTGCAAGCCAAGATCAAGAATCTGGAGGTTGAAAGATGA
- a CDS encoding aldehyde dehydrogenase family protein, whose protein sequence is MDAAQVGKRVWAKVPTHERVRLLNRCADAIEEHLEDLSQNLSRKMGKIIQEARGEIRVSAQATPPPYINKNNCPLYRTGNPRKRIANHNRLW, encoded by the coding sequence ATTGATGCAGCGCAAGTAGGAAAGCGCGTTTGGGCGAAAGTGCCCACTCATGAACGAGTCCGCCTACTGAACCGTTGTGCAGATGCCATTGAAGAACATCTTGAAGATCTTTCTCAAAATCTTTCACGGAAAATGGGGAAAATCATTCAGGAAGCTCGTGGAGAAATTCGTGTTAGCGCGCAAGCGACACCCCCCCCTTACATTAATAAAAATAATTGCCCTTTGTATAGAACAGGGAATCCCAGGAAGCGTATTGCAAATCATAACAGGCTCTGGTGA
- a CDS encoding aldehyde dehydrogenase family protein, with protein sequence MLARKRHPPLTLIKIIALCIEQGIPGSVLQIITGSGEFIGKILAESPKVNAISLTGSTEVGVSLAEIGAKTLKRVFLELGGNDPLIVLEDAVKFANASRYGLQAGIMSKSVERAMRVAANLQCGAVVINGSGNYRHIEQPFGGYKMSGVGREGISGTLAEMTQEKTYVLKNVL encoded by the coding sequence GTGTTAGCGCGCAAGCGACACCCCCCCCTTACATTAATAAAAATAATTGCCCTTTGTATAGAACAGGGAATCCCAGGAAGCGTATTGCAAATCATAACAGGCTCTGGTGAATTTATCGGAAAAATCCTTGCAGAAAGCCCCAAAGTAAACGCAATTTCTCTTACTGGCAGCACGGAAGTTGGTGTTTCGCTGGCAGAAATCGGCGCAAAAACACTTAAACGAGTTTTTTTGGAATTAGGTGGAAACGATCCTTTAATCGTACTTGAAGACGCCGTTAAATTCGCCAATGCGTCAAGGTACGGGCTTCAAGCGGGCATTATGAGTAAATCTGTAGAGCGAGCGATGCGCGTTGCAGCAAATCTTCAATGCGGCGCCGTTGTTATTAACGGATCGGGGAACTACCGACATATTGAACAACCTTTTGGCGGTTACAAAATGAGCGGTGTCGGCCGAGAAGGCATCTCCGGAACTCTTGCTGAAATGACGCAAGAGAAAACATACGTGCTAAAAAATGTTCTATAA
- the mnmA gene encoding tRNA 2-thiouridine(34) synthase MnmA — MTKRVAVGLSGGVDSALSAYLLQKQGYDVVGLTMATWDGSVNMPAVEGREGCYGPSEDKNIEEAKLVADRLGIPHYVVPVAGEYKTKVLDYFRAEYRAGRTPNPCVRCNQSIKFGALHLAARKMGIEFDCFATGHYARLDFKNENEPFLYRALDAGKDQTYFLSRLSAEQLSTVLFPLGGMHKQDVKALAAEIGWEDFATKRESQDFIECGDYSVLFEESDQVPGDFVDVSGKVLGRHKGIVNYTVGQRKGLNIGGQKEPLFVVAIDAAKNQVVLGPRSALSCIQVSAIDLNLMVNENSPLLRGPLDAHIRLGHKGSPAKILDLEPGRIRVEFETPQFAAAPGQVLVLYAGEGVVASAIIDK; from the coding sequence ATGACAAAAAGAGTGGCAGTCGGTTTATCGGGCGGTGTAGATTCCGCCCTTTCGGCGTACCTGTTGCAAAAGCAGGGGTACGATGTGGTGGGGCTTACCATGGCAACGTGGGACGGCTCGGTGAATATGCCCGCAGTAGAAGGTCGTGAAGGCTGCTACGGCCCCAGCGAAGATAAGAATATCGAAGAAGCGAAACTGGTGGCAGACCGCTTGGGAATCCCGCATTATGTGGTTCCTGTTGCCGGCGAATATAAAACCAAGGTGCTGGATTATTTCCGCGCCGAATACCGCGCTGGCCGTACTCCGAACCCGTGCGTGCGTTGCAATCAGTCCATCAAGTTTGGCGCATTGCATTTGGCCGCCCGCAAAATGGGAATTGAATTCGATTGTTTTGCTACGGGGCATTATGCGCGCCTCGATTTCAAAAACGAGAATGAACCGTTCTTATATCGCGCTTTAGATGCGGGCAAAGACCAGACTTATTTTTTGTCGCGCCTCTCGGCAGAGCAACTTTCAACAGTGCTTTTCCCGCTGGGCGGTATGCACAAGCAAGATGTAAAGGCTCTCGCCGCTGAAATCGGCTGGGAAGATTTTGCGACCAAGCGCGAAAGCCAGGATTTTATCGAATGCGGTGATTACTCGGTGCTGTTCGAAGAATCGGACCAGGTGCCGGGCGATTTCGTGGATGTGAGCGGCAAGGTGCTTGGCCGCCATAAGGGAATTGTGAATTATACCGTAGGTCAGCGCAAGGGCTTGAATATTGGTGGGCAAAAGGAACCGCTTTTTGTGGTGGCTATTGATGCTGCCAAGAATCAGGTAGTTCTCGGGCCCCGCAGCGCTCTTTCCTGCATTCAAGTTTCTGCCATTGACTTAAACTTGATGGTCAACGAAAACTCGCCGCTGCTTAGGGGACCGCTAGACGCCCATATTCGCTTGGGCCACAAGGGCTCTCCCGCAAAGATTCTGGATTTGGAACCGGGCCGCATTCGCGTTGAATTCGAAACGCCGCAATTTGCAGCAGCTCCTGGCCAAGTGCTGGTGCTTTACGCCGGCGAAGGCGTCGTCGCCTCGGCAATTATTGACAAGTAA
- a CDS encoding FKBP-type peptidyl-prolyl cis-trans isomerase — MKNFEYFSASLALSLVLVACGGGEKPAVDPAPVAATAVADSSKPDLNNPVDRYSYALGMDLGKAVANVNVDLNISVLMGAIKDQVDSSRTVLMSDSASESALQDLLLQMQKKKESDDKAQAQKALDEQAKFFAENAKDSTVKKTPKGVQYKMIKAGTGISPKMGDKVQVHYIGALLDGTEFDNSVKRGEPLEFPVDAVIEGWQDLLQVMKEGDKVKAWIPSGLAYGEAGVPPMIPANAMLVFEVELLKVFAEVPAIDSAAVAPAAPAAPKAEAKPAEKKPEAKPAEAAKPAAKPEAKPAEAAKTAPKK; from the coding sequence ATGAAAAATTTTGAGTATTTTTCGGCTTCTTTGGCACTGTCTTTGGTGCTGGTCGCTTGTGGTGGCGGAGAAAAACCCGCTGTAGACCCCGCTCCCGTGGCTGCTACGGCCGTTGCGGACTCGTCGAAACCGGATTTGAACAACCCCGTTGACCGCTACAGCTATGCGCTGGGTATGGACTTGGGCAAGGCGGTGGCGAATGTCAATGTGGACTTGAACATTTCGGTGCTGATGGGCGCTATCAAGGACCAGGTGGATTCTAGCCGCACCGTGCTGATGAGTGATTCTGCGTCGGAATCTGCCTTGCAGGACTTGCTTTTGCAGATGCAGAAGAAGAAGGAATCCGACGACAAGGCGCAAGCTCAGAAGGCTTTGGATGAACAGGCCAAGTTCTTTGCCGAGAACGCCAAGGATTCTACGGTCAAGAAGACTCCCAAGGGTGTGCAGTACAAGATGATTAAGGCCGGTACGGGCATTTCTCCCAAGATGGGCGACAAGGTGCAGGTACACTATATTGGAGCACTTCTGGACGGTACGGAATTCGACAATAGCGTCAAGCGCGGCGAACCGCTGGAATTTCCGGTGGATGCCGTGATTGAAGGCTGGCAGGACTTGCTGCAGGTCATGAAGGAAGGCGACAAGGTGAAGGCCTGGATTCCGAGTGGCTTGGCCTACGGTGAAGCTGGTGTGCCTCCGATGATTCCGGCGAATGCGATGCTGGTGTTCGAAGTGGAACTTTTGAAGGTTTTTGCCGAAGTGCCCGCGATTGATAGCGCTGCCGTGGCGCCTGCAGCCCCTGCTGCTCCGAAGGCTGAAGCAAAACCTGCTGAAAAGAAGCCTGAAGCGAAGCCTGCCGAAGCGGCAAAACCCGCTGCCAAGCCGGAAGCGAAGCCCGCCGAGGCGGCAAAAACCGCCCCTAAGAAATAA
- the folD gene encoding bifunctional methylenetetrahydrofolate dehydrogenase/methenyltetrahydrofolate cyclohydrolase FolD yields the protein MAALILDGKALAKTTEEELSARVAKLKEKTGKTPILATILVGDDPASATYVKMKGNACARVGMESIRVVLPKNTTTQELLDKIQELNENNDVHGILLQHPVPRHIDERAAFEAIDARKDVDGVTCLGFGRMAMGEPAYGCATPAGIMRLLKAYNIPLKGKHAVVVGRSAILGKPMALMLLNADCTVTICHSKTENLPEFVKQADILVGAVGKPEFIKKEWIKQGAVVVDAGYHPGGVGDIEKGLDDVASAYTPVPGGVGPMTINTLIYQSVESGEKYLG from the coding sequence ATGGCAGCACTCATCCTCGACGGCAAGGCACTTGCCAAGACCACTGAAGAAGAACTCAGCGCCCGCGTGGCAAAGCTCAAGGAAAAGACGGGCAAGACCCCGATCCTTGCAACGATTTTGGTGGGTGACGATCCGGCAAGCGCCACTTACGTGAAGATGAAGGGCAACGCCTGCGCCCGCGTGGGCATGGAAAGCATCCGCGTGGTGCTCCCGAAGAACACCACCACGCAGGAACTCCTCGACAAGATTCAGGAACTCAACGAAAACAACGACGTGCACGGCATTCTGCTGCAGCACCCGGTTCCGCGCCACATCGACGAACGCGCCGCTTTCGAAGCGATTGACGCCCGCAAGGACGTAGATGGCGTGACCTGCCTCGGCTTTGGCCGCATGGCAATGGGCGAACCCGCTTACGGTTGTGCAACGCCGGCTGGCATTATGCGCCTCCTTAAGGCTTACAACATTCCGCTCAAGGGTAAGCACGCCGTGGTGGTAGGCCGCAGCGCTATCCTTGGCAAGCCCATGGCTCTTATGCTTTTGAACGCAGACTGCACCGTGACCATTTGCCACAGCAAGACCGAAAACCTGCCCGAATTCGTGAAGCAGGCCGATATCTTGGTCGGTGCGGTCGGCAAGCCGGAATTCATCAAGAAGGAATGGATCAAGCAGGGCGCTGTCGTGGTCGATGCCGGTTACCATCCGGGTGGCGTTGGCGATATCGAAAAGGGTCTTGACGACGTGGCTTCCGCCTACACTCCGGTTCCGGGCGGCGTAGGCCCCATGACCATCAACACGCTCATTTACCAGAGCGTGGAATCCGGCGAAAAGTATTTGGGTTAA
- a CDS encoding LysR family transcriptional regulator — protein MTLQQLKYAIAVADTRNITEASKRVFISQPSLTAAIHELEEEMGVTIFNRSNKGVTITNEGDELLSYARQVLEQATLMEDRYKGGKGGSTIFSVSCQHYSFAVNAFVDVIRKFGGPSYDFTLRETQTNEIIDDIAKLKSEIGVLYLSDKNEKVIKKLIQKNNLVFEPLFATPLHVFMSSRNPLARKEKITLEDLKPYPYLTYEQGDFNSFYFAEEPLTAIDFDCPRNIKVRDRATLFNLLIGLNGYTICSGVISHKLNGRNIIARHLDVRDKMTIGYVMRKGVTPSRYAKAYIAALLRHCK, from the coding sequence ATGACTTTACAACAACTTAAATATGCTATCGCCGTAGCCGACACACGCAACATTACCGAAGCATCGAAGCGTGTATTCATATCGCAACCGAGCCTTACGGCAGCCATTCACGAGCTTGAAGAAGAAATGGGAGTCACCATTTTTAACCGCTCCAATAAAGGCGTCACGATTACTAACGAGGGCGACGAACTTCTCTCTTACGCAAGGCAAGTTTTGGAACAGGCAACCCTGATGGAAGACCGCTACAAGGGCGGCAAAGGAGGCAGTACCATCTTTTCCGTGAGCTGCCAGCACTACTCTTTTGCGGTCAACGCATTCGTCGATGTCATCCGAAAATTCGGCGGTCCGAGCTACGATTTTACGCTCCGAGAAACTCAAACTAACGAAATTATTGACGATATTGCGAAGCTAAAAAGCGAAATAGGCGTACTTTATTTGAGCGACAAGAACGAAAAAGTCATTAAAAAACTCATTCAAAAGAACAATTTGGTCTTTGAACCGCTCTTTGCGACCCCTTTGCACGTGTTTATGTCGTCCAGGAACCCTCTCGCTCGAAAAGAAAAAATCACGCTGGAAGACTTGAAACCGTATCCGTACCTGACCTACGAACAGGGCGACTTCAACTCCTTCTACTTTGCCGAAGAACCCCTGACCGCCATTGATTTCGACTGTCCACGCAATATCAAGGTTCGCGACCGCGCGACGCTTTTCAACCTGCTCATTGGCCTGAACGGTTATACCATCTGTTCGGGTGTCATCAGCCACAAGCTCAACGGTCGAAACATTATCGCGAGGCACCTCGACGTTCGCGACAAAATGACCATCGGTTACGTGATGCGAAAAGGCGTAACGCCTTCGCGCTACGCCAAAGCTTACATCGCCGCACTCCTGCGACACTGCAAATAA
- the metE gene encoding 5-methyltetrahydropteroyltriglutamate--homocysteine S-methyltransferase, translating to MSNKKTSVIGFPRIGKARELKFASEKFFKGEISEAELQNVAAEIRQYGWAKQKAAGIDFIPSNDFSFYDNVLDTAFLFGIVPERYKNLDLSVLEKYFAAAHGYQGEKGDVKALPMKKWFNTNYHYIVPEIDDASEFKVNDSKPVQEYNEAKAAGIQTVPTLIGSYTFLRLARYNGQKKAKDFVASAVAAYAKVAELLAAAGAEWISFAEPALVFDVTAEEKELFKSIYVELVKKVRTAGLKIALQTYFGDIRDVYQDVVALGFDAIGLDFVEGLKSLELVKSGFPKNTLLLAGIVNGKNIWRADYSQKIALLAEIVSAVGAENVVVGTSCSLLHVPYTVAAEQKLPAETLRHFAFAEEKLVELAEIASGDVNALEKNKALFAKPRVQANAKVQAELAALTAADFERKPSRLKRREVQKAEFKLPAFPTTTIGSFPQTAEVRANRAAFRKGEISKEQYVEFNKKKIAECIKLQEEIGLDVIVHGEFERNDMVEYFGSKIDGFVFTQNAWVQSYGTRCVKPPVVWGDVSRSAPITVEWSVYAQSCTKKPVKGMLTGPVTILNWSFPREDVSLKVQAQEIGFAIRDEVLDLEKNGIRIIQIDEAALREKLPLRKSDWHKEYLDWAIPAFRLVHAKVKPETQIHTHMCYSEFNDIVRDIDNMDADVITFEASRSDLKLLDALNEAKFETQVGPGVYDIHSPRVPSEQEIVDALHKIIAKVPQQNVWVNPDCGLKTRGETETTASLKNLVAAAKRLRAE from the coding sequence ATGAGCAATAAAAAAACATCTGTAATCGGTTTCCCGCGTATTGGTAAGGCCCGCGAACTCAAGTTTGCAAGCGAAAAGTTCTTCAAGGGCGAAATCTCCGAAGCGGAGCTCCAGAACGTCGCCGCCGAAATCCGTCAGTACGGTTGGGCAAAGCAGAAGGCCGCCGGCATCGACTTTATTCCCTCGAACGATTTCTCGTTCTACGATAACGTTCTCGATACCGCATTCTTGTTCGGCATCGTTCCGGAACGTTATAAAAACCTCGACTTGAGCGTACTCGAAAAGTATTTCGCAGCCGCTCACGGTTACCAGGGTGAAAAGGGCGACGTGAAGGCTCTCCCCATGAAAAAGTGGTTCAACACGAACTACCACTACATTGTTCCGGAAATTGATGACGCTTCTGAATTCAAGGTGAATGATTCCAAGCCGGTGCAGGAATACAACGAAGCAAAAGCTGCTGGAATCCAGACCGTGCCGACTTTGATTGGCTCCTACACGTTCCTCCGCTTGGCCCGCTACAATGGTCAAAAGAAGGCCAAGGATTTTGTAGCCTCTGCAGTCGCTGCTTACGCGAAGGTTGCCGAATTGCTCGCCGCAGCCGGTGCCGAATGGATCAGTTTCGCCGAACCCGCTTTGGTGTTTGACGTGACCGCCGAAGAAAAGGAACTTTTCAAGTCTATTTATGTGGAACTCGTCAAGAAGGTGCGTACCGCAGGCCTCAAGATTGCCTTGCAGACTTATTTTGGTGATATCCGCGATGTGTACCAGGATGTGGTTGCCCTCGGTTTCGATGCCATCGGTCTTGATTTTGTGGAAGGCCTCAAGTCGCTGGAACTTGTAAAGTCCGGTTTCCCGAAGAACACGCTCTTGCTCGCCGGTATCGTGAACGGCAAGAACATCTGGCGTGCCGATTACTCGCAGAAGATTGCTCTGCTCGCCGAAATCGTGAGTGCTGTCGGTGCCGAAAACGTGGTAGTTGGAACTTCTTGCTCGCTGTTGCATGTGCCGTATACGGTTGCTGCCGAACAGAAACTCCCCGCCGAAACGCTCCGTCACTTCGCCTTCGCCGAAGAAAAGCTTGTGGAACTTGCCGAGATCGCAAGCGGTGACGTTAACGCCCTCGAAAAGAATAAGGCCTTGTTTGCAAAGCCGCGTGTGCAGGCAAACGCCAAGGTGCAGGCAGAACTTGCCGCCCTCACCGCCGCTGATTTCGAACGCAAACCGAGCCGCCTCAAGCGCCGCGAAGTGCAGAAGGCTGAATTCAAACTGCCCGCCTTCCCCACGACTACCATCGGTTCTTTCCCGCAGACGGCTGAAGTCCGCGCGAACCGCGCCGCTTTCCGCAAGGGTGAAATCTCCAAGGAACAGTATGTGGAATTCAACAAGAAGAAGATTGCCGAATGCATCAAGCTGCAAGAAGAAATCGGCCTTGATGTGATTGTGCACGGCGAATTCGAACGCAACGACATGGTGGAATATTTCGGTTCCAAAATTGACGGATTCGTGTTTACGCAGAATGCCTGGGTGCAGAGCTACGGTACTCGCTGCGTGAAGCCGCCTGTAGTCTGGGGCGACGTGAGCCGCAGCGCTCCGATTACGGTCGAATGGTCTGTATACGCCCAGAGTTGCACCAAGAAGCCGGTGAAGGGAATGCTCACGGGCCCGGTGACGATTCTCAACTGGTCGTTCCCGCGCGAAGACGTTTCGCTGAAGGTGCAGGCGCAGGAAATCGGCTTTGCGATTCGCGACGAAGTCCTTGACCTCGAAAAGAACGGCATTCGCATTATCCAGATTGACGAAGCCGCCCTCCGCGAAAAGCTGCCGCTCCGCAAGAGCGACTGGCACAAGGAATACCTCGACTGGGCCATTCCGGCATTCCGCCTGGTGCATGCGAAGGTCAAGCCCGAAACGCAGATTCACACGCATATGTGTTATAGCGAATTCAACGACATCGTGCGCGATATCGACAACATGGATGCCGACGTGATCACCTTCGAAGCTAGCCGTTCCGACCTCAAGTTGCTTGACGCCTTGAACGAAGCCAAGTTCGAAACGCAGGTGGGGCCGGGCGTGTATGACATTCACTCTCCGCGCGTGCCCTCGGAACAAGAAATTGTGGATGCGCTCCACAAGATTATTGCGAAGGTCCCGCAGCAGAACGTGTGGGTGAACCCTGATTGCGGCCTTAAGACCCGCGGCGAAACCGAAACCACGGCAAGCCTCAAGAATCTCGTGGCGGCTGCAAAGAGATTGCGCGCCGAATAA
- a CDS encoding caspase family protein codes for MKKILGKILFCDFLSGSAIFCLVCLVAILAAASNAHAAANSGEIAINRYVFAVSANNGGKGRPVLRYAESDARAFANVLSQMGGVAKQNVYRVTEPSVASLQSQLDALDKKLQAARSAKAADVNSREEVLVYYSGHADEKGLRLGEEIYSWKEFRKRVDALHADVKIAVIDACGSGAITRAKGGVAVPAFMVDKSSDMKGYAFITSSTQDESSQESDKLKGSFFTHSLVSGLRGAGDVSGDGKVTLSEAYQFAFNETLQKTEATMGGAQHPSRDMNLAGTGDVVMTDLRSTSAGLDLDEDVDGHLFIRDEKGELVAELYKKSGRAMSLGFPAGKYSVRLERPAEYKEASITLYDNNRARLGKKQFTAVAVEKTALRGEIKSERSCANGDTAKCSLDSLDRNGVSRTTFGFYDRDNDPRKGVQLGLFATKTKDYMVGSQVSLFVNSADKDMRGFQVTGLLNIANENIDGAQISGTVNYAESVDGLQLSYINWASEKSEAAQIGFVNAALDTMRYLQLGFVNASEYSGTHVGFVNASVGSKVQVGFVDAAKNADVQVGFVNVAKDNDVQVGFTNVAVNSRVGVGFVNVSAWEGGTQVGYVNVATKSEGRQVGFVNVCGQCEKTPVGFISVVGNGVWSATTSLNEMGALDLSLHLGTAYFYTAFQVARPFEKGNGFKHFEDRYESGYGIGTQFGKYGNHFELEYMLLNAHEAVSFSDDTNENYHHRLRLGFVHKLFPGVGLAVGGTLNVVTLGYADKLWPKPWNNYHDDFGSEKHKGRFWPGFYSGITVGRF; via the coding sequence ATGAAAAAGATTTTGGGTAAAATTTTATTCTGCGATTTTTTGTCGGGCTCGGCCATTTTCTGCCTGGTGTGCCTGGTGGCGATTTTGGCGGCTGCAAGCAATGCCCATGCCGCTGCGAATTCCGGCGAGATCGCGATTAACCGTTACGTGTTCGCGGTGAGTGCGAATAACGGCGGTAAGGGCCGCCCGGTGCTGCGCTATGCCGAAAGCGATGCCCGCGCGTTCGCCAATGTGCTTTCGCAAATGGGCGGAGTGGCTAAGCAGAATGTGTACCGCGTGACAGAACCCAGCGTTGCCTCGTTGCAAAGTCAGCTGGATGCTCTCGATAAAAAGTTGCAGGCTGCAAGGTCTGCCAAGGCGGCAGATGTCAATTCCCGCGAAGAAGTGTTGGTATATTACAGTGGCCACGCCGACGAAAAGGGCCTGCGTCTGGGTGAAGAAATATACAGCTGGAAAGAATTCCGCAAGCGTGTGGATGCCTTGCATGCCGATGTGAAAATCGCCGTAATTGACGCTTGCGGCTCGGGAGCCATTACCCGCGCGAAGGGCGGTGTCGCTGTCCCTGCGTTCATGGTCGACAAAAGCAGCGACATGAAAGGCTACGCCTTTATCACCAGCAGCACTCAAGATGAGTCGAGCCAGGAAAGCGACAAACTCAAGGGTTCCTTCTTTACGCATTCGCTGGTGAGCGGCCTTCGCGGCGCGGGCGACGTAAGCGGTGACGGCAAGGTGACTCTTTCTGAAGCTTACCAGTTTGCCTTCAATGAAACTTTGCAGAAGACCGAAGCCACAATGGGTGGCGCCCAGCATCCCAGCCGCGACATGAACTTGGCGGGCACCGGTGACGTGGTCATGACCGATTTGCGCAGCACGAGCGCAGGCCTCGACTTGGACGAAGATGTAGACGGTCACTTGTTCATTCGCGACGAAAAGGGTGAACTTGTCGCCGAACTTTACAAGAAATCTGGTCGCGCCATGAGCCTCGGGTTCCCTGCCGGCAAGTACAGCGTACGCTTGGAACGCCCTGCCGAATATAAGGAAGCATCGATCACGCTTTATGACAACAACCGTGCGCGTCTCGGCAAAAAGCAGTTCACGGCGGTCGCTGTCGAAAAGACGGCTCTTCGCGGCGAAATCAAGAGCGAACGTTCTTGCGCTAATGGCGATACGGCAAAATGCTCCCTAGATTCGCTTGACCGCAACGGAGTTTCTCGCACGACGTTTGGTTTTTACGATCGCGACAATGACCCGCGCAAGGGCGTGCAATTGGGCCTCTTTGCCACCAAGACGAAAGACTACATGGTCGGTTCGCAGGTGAGCTTGTTCGTGAACAGCGCCGACAAGGATATGCGTGGCTTTCAGGTAACGGGCCTCTTGAATATCGCGAACGAAAATATCGACGGTGCGCAGATTTCGGGTACCGTGAACTATGCCGAAAGTGTCGATGGTCTGCAGCTGTCCTATATCAACTGGGCGTCTGAAAAATCCGAAGCGGCGCAAATCGGTTTTGTGAATGCCGCTCTCGATACCATGCGCTATTTACAACTGGGTTTTGTAAACGCTTCTGAATACAGCGGAACTCATGTTGGCTTTGTGAACGCGAGTGTTGGCTCCAAGGTACAGGTGGGCTTTGTCGATGCAGCTAAGAATGCCGATGTTCAAGTGGGCTTTGTCAATGTGGCAAAAGACAACGACGTTCAAGTCGGCTTTACGAACGTGGCGGTCAATTCCCGTGTAGGCGTGGGCTTTGTAAATGTGTCGGCTTGGGAGGGCGGCACGCAGGTGGGTTACGTGAATGTCGCTACCAAGTCCGAGGGTCGCCAGGTAGGTTTTGTGAACGTGTGCGGGCAATGCGAAAAGACTCCGGTGGGCTTTATTAGCGTGGTCGGTAACGGTGTATGGTCTGCTACCACCTCCTTGAACGAAATGGGAGCTCTGGATCTTTCACTCCACTTGGGTACGGCTTATTTCTACACGGCATTCCAAGTGGCCCGCCCCTTCGAAAAGGGTAACGGATTCAAGCACTTTGAAGACCGCTACGAAAGCGGATATGGTATCGGTACGCAGTTCGGCAAGTACGGTAACCACTTTGAATTGGAATACATGCTCCTGAACGCCCACGAAGCTGTCTCGTTCAGCGACGATACGAATGAAAATTACCACCACCGCCTGCGTTTAGGCTTTGTGCACAAACTGTTCCCGGGTGTCGGCCTTGCGGTAGGCGGTACGCTGAATGTGGTGACGCTTGGCTATGCGGACAAGCTTTGGCCAAAACCTTGGAACAACTACCACGACGACTTTGGTAGCGAAAAGCATAAAGGCCGTTTCTGGCCCGGATTCTACTCGGGCATTACCGTGGGTAGGTTCTAA